One segment of Oxyura jamaicensis isolate SHBP4307 breed ruddy duck unplaced genomic scaffold, BPBGC_Ojam_1.0 oxyUn_random_OJ66730, whole genome shotgun sequence DNA contains the following:
- the LOC118159078 gene encoding FACT complex subunit SPT16-like, producing the protein MSVEGDYTYLRINFYCPGSALGRNEGNIFPNPEATFVKEITYRASNMKTPGEQTVPALNLQNAFRIIKEVQKRYKTREAEEKEKEGIVKQDSLVINLNRSNPKLKDLYIRPNIAQKRMQGSLEAHVNGFRFTSVRGDKVDILYNNIKHAVFQPCDGEMIIVLHFHLKNAIMFGKKRHTDVQFYTEVGEITTDLGKHQHMHDRDDLYAEQVGSWGSSGWSFGVLGGGLGSR; encoded by the exons ATGTCGGTGGAAGGAGACTACACCTACCTCCGCATCAACTTCTACTGCCCCGGCAGCGCCTTGGGCCGCAACGAAGGCAACATCTTCCCCAACCCCGAGGCCACCTTCGTCAAGGAGAT AACCTACCGGGCGTCCAACATGAAGACGCCGGGCGAGCAGACGGTGCCGGCGCTCAACCTGCAGAACGCCTTCCGCATCATCAAGGAGGTCCAGAAGCGCTACAAGACGCGGGAGGccgaggagaaggagaaggag GGGATAGTGAAGCAGGACTCGTTGGTCATCAACCTCAACCGGAGCAACCCCAAGCTGAAGGACCTCTACATCCGGCCCAACATCGCGCAGAAGAGGATGCAGGGCTCGCTGGAGGCCCACGTCAACG GTTTCCGCTTCACCTCGGTGCGCGGCGACAAGGTGGACATCCTCTACAACAACATCAAGCACGCCGTCTTCCAGCCCTGCGACGGCGAGATGATCATCGTGCTCCACTTCCACCTCAAG AACGCCATCATGTTCGGGAAGAAGCGCCACACGGACGTCCAGTTCTACACGGAGGTGGGCGAGATCACCACCGACCTGGGCAAGCACCAGCACATGCACGACCGAGACGACCTCTACGCCGAGCAGGTGGGGTCTTGGGGGTCCTCAGGGTGGTCTTTTGGGGTCCTCGGTGGTGGTTTGGGGTCTCGGG